The sequence GCAGTTGGGGAGTGAGGATGGGACGGGGGGCGGCATCCATGTTGTCCTTCTCAGCCCGCTGTTGGCATCTCAGAGCGAAACCTCTGCTTGTATCTCAGCAAGCCTCCCTTTCACCCCACTTATCACCTTCCCGCTTAGATGGCAACGGacagcggcggagggggggggagttggcggtggaggagcttTGTGTGTACCGTGGTGGGGCGCGATGGCCACGTGTGCGTATACATACACGTGCCtccctgtgcgcgtgccgcttTCAtttctctttcccttttcctctcACCTTTGCTAGATGCATAGAAGCTTCCGCTTGGCATCACGGTGGTGCCGCCTCGTTGGTGTGTGCCCCGTTTATCACGTCCCCTTAGAGGCTGTTGCGGCACATCCACAGCCCACCGACACTGCTTCGTGTATATGTGTGCTGTGCATAGAGTAGAGTGAGCTCTCCTGGCTGATGGAAGTGCTCCGCGCCTTGATGCACGCCTCGGAGAGTGCGCGCGTAGGTGTGCGTATCGATGAGCCTGTTGGTTgcttcgcctttttttctgtgtgctgccacggaggaaggggggagggggtttcTCTGTCGTGCACGGTACGCGCAACCGCACGCCGCTGTCTCGCAGTGGTCCTCTTCTGCTCTTCTGCGTTGGACTCGTTTATGCGCCGCAGGTGTGCAGCCACGCTGCAGGGGACCGAGGGCAGCGCCATCGACACAGGAAACCCCCGAAACCAGAACCGCAAGTGTagtggcgatggcggtgaagATAAGACGAAGGCTTTTCGTTGTGACGGTGTTTGCTGTGTATTCTTTTCCACCCCAGCAGCTGAAACTGTCTGTCACCCCTCTCCGCTTCCCCGTTTTCTCTTCTGCGCTCGATCCGCAAtgctgaggctgctgcgcagaACAGTAGCAGCGATGCTGCTCTCACTTCCCgcgacgagcacacacacgcgttcATGGACTCTTGTTGCAGAGGGTCTGTCTTTACCGTCTCACTATCCTTATCTTGTTGTTTTTTCATTGTGTAGACGTTGGCGTTGAGGTCGCTTCTCACCTGTGGGTCTCCCTTCATGTGTGCTGTGTttcaggggaggggagaggcgcctccgtccttctccaccccctcacacgcTCTTGTACTTTCACGGGGCCAAGCGCCGCGTTCGACATGAGGGCGCCGCACCTTTTCTGCCCTTgcgttttctctctcgcactgTCATTCCACCACTTAATGGCAAGAGAGGCACAAAGGGCAATCTTGGAAAGGCGAATGCGCGTGCTCAGGCCCTTCCGCGCTTGCGAGCTCAACGACACAGGATTGGCACCTTCTCATTCTTTTGTGAGGTATCgactctgccgctgccgcacctcaACAACCCCCACAGTCTCCTTTGGAACTGACCCGGCTCTCCTTGCTTGAATCGGAAGTAAGGTCGAGGGTGGTGCCGGGGCCACtgactcccctccccctccccttcctacGTTTCACAGCAGAACGCCTTTGCTCGCTAGAGCCCTTTTCTTTCAACTCGACTCGCAACGCACGtccgcccttctcctcttcacTTCTCTTTTGTGCTGCACGTATGCGCGGCTGTGCCGACCGCCAAGTGTTCACGCGCCGCAGGAGGCCACGCACAGGGCCGCACCGCGCATTGACAATAAACTCatttgcgtgtgcgcgtcccTGCGTGCACACCGAGGGTGAGTGCAGAACCCTATCGACCTGCCCTTTTCTCCCctggcgcacctgcagcggtgcaTGAAACAAGACGAGCACAAGACACCACACACCGCTGCAACCGCCCATCcaccacatacacacacacatacgcttTTCTCTTTCAATATATCATGGAGTGCGATGAAGAGGAGTCGCGACTGCAGCACAAaagggtggcggcgcatcaGCGGCAGGAGACGCATGCCGCGTGGAAGCGCACCTTCTTCCAGAcgaggccgccaccgccttcgaTTGGTCGACTGCACCGACGCCAGCAGGGAGTCACCAAAGGCCACTCGTGCCACAATGCCTTCAATACCGCACTAGCGCTGGCGAAACAGGAGGGCGAAGACGAGTCCACTCGTGATTCCAACGCGCGTGCCCCGCTGCCATCTTCGCCAACACTCACGACAAGTACGACAACGACTGCGGCTGGCATGCTGTCGAAGCAGGAGGCGTGGGCGGCCCAGCTGCAGGGCGAGAATGAACGGCGCAACCCTTTCACCGACCTCAACGTCCGCTCAGACCCCCTGCGCACTGTCGTCATGGCCAACCTGCATCCCGAGACGGTCGAGGAGGACTTGCGTCACTTTGCCGATCAGTTCGGCCGTGTGCGGAGCGTGCGCATTGTGCGCCACCACAAGACCGGCAAAAGTTGCCGTTACGCCTTTGTGGAGTTCAACCTCGTCGGGGAGGCCCGCAAAGCCGTCCAGTTTCACCGCAAGAAGCGACTGAAGGGTTACTCGATCATCATCGACAGGGAGAAGGGCCGCACTGAGCCGGGCTTTCTGCCGAAGCGACTCTTGGCGGCCTCATCCTTTTGGACGCCCCCTGCGAATGGTGCGCGCTCTGCGACCTCAaccgagagagaagaggcgaaaCATGTGGATTCTGCGGCGCTGGGCACCGCGGGCGTCAAggtggcgccgtcgatgCCAGAGAATGATGACGACTTCCTCAACGCCATTTTGAACAGCTGAGCAAGGCAGTCACACTTGCGGAGGCTTTGGAGAGGTGGGAAACAAGCACGCAGCCCCGCATACgagtgtatgtgtgtggggggggtgtTTCATGGGTCCCTTTACGCCACTCGTCGAACTGTGTCTTGACGTGGTTGTTTTTGTGTTCGCGGGTTTTCTATTTCCATTTGTTCCCCATCTAAGCACACCAAACCTTGTAAAGCTGAGAAGGAACGCCACTCTTCGAGCCACCCAAGGCTTCCCACTTTCATGGAGGCTACCGCACGTGTGGCTACACAGCATCTGGCAGGGGCctcgagggagggagagtgtTGACACGGCGTCTGTAAGCGCGCTTTCCGAAGGTGTGGTGTGGCTGTATCTCTCGTATGGTAGCCGcttttcttcctcctgcTTGTCGCCGTGCATCTGTGCTCGTGCCTGtgagggcggggggaggggaggggggtactGTCGCCGTCTGATCCTCCTCTCTTGTACCGCTGTTCATGGGGAAGTCTTTACCCTGCTCAAGCCAGCGATTATTCGAGTAAGGATCGCCCCACATGAGCGCACAGTGACCTACGCGGCCCACTctcgcatgcacacgcgcgccccCTTAACTTTCCTCCTTCACCTTTGCCATtcgccacctctctctctatctcccgcgttgcgcgcatgtgcgttCTCTTTGATGTTGCCGCCGCTTTGGATGCGTCCTTGATTGTCTTGGTGATTGGTCCTGCTCATGCTCTCCACCCCTCTTTCACTCCCGTGACACAGCTACACGTCTCTACCGCTGAGATACGCTAGGACTATCCGCCTTCTTGACCGAGCAACTCACATCCCGACTCGCTCGCCacgctctcccctccccttccccctccccttcccttccccaccggcacactcacccacgcgtgtgtgcacaaCACTCCTCGACCGTGGACGCACACGAAGTATTTGCACTGCCTCTTTTCTCACGCATCGcccctgccaccaccaccacgaacGCTTGAGCACC is a genomic window of Leishmania mexicana MHOM/GT/2001/U1103 complete genome, chromosome 16 containing:
- a CDS encoding putative U1 small nuclear ribonucleoprotein; its protein translation is MECDEEESRLQHKRVAAHQRQETHAAWKRTFFQTRPPPPSIGRLHRRQQGVTKGHSCHNAFNTALALAKQEGEDESTRDSNARAPLPSSPTLTTSTTTTAAGMLSKQEAWAAQLQGENERRNPFTDLNVRSDPLRTVVMANLHPETVEEDLRHFADQFGRVRSVRIVRHHKTGKSCRYAFVEFNLVGEARKAVQFHRKKRLKGYSIIIDREKGRTEPGFLPKRLLAASSFWTPPANGARSATSTEREEAKHVDSAALGTAGVKVAPSMPENDDDFLNAILNS